ACAGCGGCCAGCTCCTTTTTCGCCTGACGCTGGGTCATTTTGTGGAGGCGCTTGATCGAGATCAGGGGATTCTCGCCCCGGTACTCGATGAGGGCGACTCGTCCGCCGGGCTTGAGGGCGGCGGCGATCGCCGTCATCATCTCGCGGGGATATTCAAACTCGTGGTACGCGTCCACCATCAGGGCCAGATCCACGCTCTCCGGCGGCAGGTTGGGGTTGGTTTCGGTGCCCAGCACGGTTTCGACATTGGTCACGCCTTGAGCTTGCTTTCCCGCTTCGAGCAGGTCCAGCATCTCTGGCTGAATGTCCACTGCCCAGACTTTGCCCTGGGGGACTTGGGGCGCGATGCGCAGACTGAAGTAGCCGGTCCCCGCGCCAATATCCGCCACGACGTCCGAGGGCCGCAGGTTGAGGCTCTGGATCGCTAGGGCCGGACGCTCTTCGAGGGAGCGGCTGGGGCGCTCAAGCCAGTAGGCGCCGGGGTGGCCCATCACCTGGGCGATTTCTCGGCCCAGATAGACTTTGCCGATGCCGTCGGGGCTGGGCGATCGCTGCTGGTAGGGGGAGGCGGCGTCTGCAAGGGCTCCGGTGGCAGCCCCCAGCACTACGCTCCCGATCAGCAGCAGCCCCAGGGCGATCGCCCGCAGGTTTAGTCGACGCTGACTCATGGGTTTAGCACATCAAAATCGACAACAAACGTTTCGCCCATCACCGTGACGCGATCGCCCGCAGCCAGCTTGCGGCCTCGCCGCGTTTCAAGCTGGCCATTCACTTTGACATCTCCGGACTGAATCAGCAGCTTGGCTTGACCACCGGTCTCAACGCCCATGCACTTAAGGAACTGATCGAGCTTGATGGTTTGAGGTTCGGTGGTCATGGAGAAAGAAGTTTTGGCGGAAGGGAACAGCGGGCGATCGCGCCCAGGCTCCTCATTCTAGCGGGCTGGCGAGAAGATGAGTACTGGGTGCCAGCAGCGACGCAGCACTTCGCAGCCCAAGCTAGGTCCCGACAGATCCACCAGCCAGTTGGAGCGCCGCGAGGAAACGGCGATCGCGCTAATGTCTTGGACCTGGGCCGTTTCCATGATGGCGAGAATGGGTTCGCCTTGGCGCACCTCCGTTTCGACAATCACGTCTAGCCCCTCAAGGTCCGCCTTGACCTGATTCAGCTTGTCTTGGGCAGCCTTTAGCTGGCTGTCGAGGGCAAAGTCAGTCCGGCGGCCCGTCTCGACGATCCACAGCAGTCGGCAACGCTCGATCGAGCCCGCGGGCCGCTGCTGCAAGTAGTGCTTGAAGCGATCGATCAGGTAGTCGGCGGTCTTGGTGCCGTTGTAGGGCAGCAGGAGATAGCGGAACAGGTGGCGGCAGCGCAGGGCCAGCTCTTCGCAGGTGTAGGTCGAAATGAGCTGGGGCCGCAGGCTCAAGATAGGCACCTCGGTCCGCTGGGATAGCTCAATGGTGGTGCTGCCAAACAGGCGCTCGTTGAGCAGGGTGCGGGTCGGCGTCCCCAAAATCAGCACGTCCGGCTTGTAAGCCTCGACCATCCGCAAGATCGTCTCTGGCGCGGAGCCGCTTTCGACCTCGATGTGGACCTCAACCCCATCTGGCACGTTTTGGAGGGCGCGGGAGAGGCGATCGCGAGCTTTTTCGATCCGGCTCGTGTCTACGCGGGGAATTTCACCCTCGGTGCGCAGCGGCACGCAGTGCAAAAACACAATGCGCTGTAGGCCACTGTGGACCAGATCCGGGACAAACTCCACCAGGCGGTGCAGTCCATCAGAAAAATCCGTGCAGATGAGGGACGTTTTGAACATGGTTCTCGTGACTGACGAGGTGGACATCCTCACCCGTTCTGAAAACGGCAAGGCTCAGGGGGGACGGGTCCGGCCTAGGAGATGGCCAGAGGCCCAAGACCGCAATCGGACCAGAGAGTATCCATATTTTTGGGTCTCCCAAGCAAATTCTACTGACTCCTAGCCAAAGAGGCTGGTTTGGGGGCCGGATCGGCATTAGGTGCGGCGCGTTCCCATTGAGCAACGCAAAGGCTTTGAGGGCGATCGCACAGTTCGCCGGACTAGAAGCACCGAGCAGCGAATAGCATAGACGGGAAGTGCGTTTCCATCCTGCCATCGGCTAGACAAAGTCGATAATCTGGAAAAGCAGAGCGTTTTGCCAAAGCACCGCTTGCCATCTTCCGGGCTGAGCTCGCTGCGGGGAGAGGGGAAAACGGCGCGATCGCCCCTTGCATCTTCCGCTGTCTCGCGTTGAGGTCCCATGTCGGTCTACTGCAGTCAAAATCACGACAATCCTCCTGGCAGCCGCTTTTGTCGGCTCTGCGGCGAGGTGCTGACTCCCAACAATGGCAGCGGCGGGGAGGTCTTGGGCGATCGCTACCAAATCTTGCGAGAAATCGGCCACGGCGGCTTCGGCCGGACCTACTTATCCGAAGACATTCATCGGTTTCGCGAACTCTGCGTGCTCAAGGAGTTCGCGCCCCAAGTCCAGGGCTCCCAGGCCCTCCAAAAAGCCGAGTCGCTGTTTGAGCGCGAGGCGGGCGTCCTCTACCAGCTTCAGCATCCCCAGATTCCCCGATTTCGCGAGTCCTTTCGGGCCGAGCTCCACGGCCAAAAGCGGCTGTTTTTGGTGCAGGACTACATCGAGGGCCTGACCTATCAGGCGCTCTTGAGCGATCGCCGTCTCCAGGGCCGCTCCTTCAGTGAAGCCGAGATCACCCAGCTCCTGATTCAGGTCCTGCCGGTCCTCGACTACATTCATCAGCGGGGCGTGATTCACCGAGACATCGCCCCCGACAACTTGATCCAGCGGGCCAGCGATGGCCTACCAGTGCTGATCGACTTTGGCGGCGTCAAGCAGATCGCGGCCACGGTTGCCTCTGAGTTTGCGCCGGGTCCGGCCTACACCGCCACGCGCCTGGGGAAGGTTGGCTACGCGCCCCCCGAGCAGATGCAGCAGGGCATCGTGTCTCCCAGTAGTGACCTGTATGCTCTCGCCGTGACCGTGCTGGTTCTGCTGACGGGCAAAGAGCCTCAGATGCTGGTCGATCTGCGGACCCTGGAGTGGACCTGGCGCCGAGAGGTCCAGCTGAGCTACAGCCTGGGCGCGATTCTCGATCGGATGCTGGCCGCGCGGCCGGGCGATCGCTTCCCGTCCGCAATGGCAGTGCTCCAAGGGCTCAAGGGGACAGATCCCGACGCCGTGCCGCCGCTGTCTCTGGCCGCACCCCCGCCTACCGTCACGCCGACCAGCGCGACCCTCCCCCTGACTCCCGTTCCTCCCCAGCCAGCCAGCACCGAAGTTCTGGTCACAGCGCCCCCACCTGAAAGGCCGAGGCCTTGGTGGGGATGTTTACCCTGGCTAGGGTTGATGGTTGTGGCAGGGCTGCTGGGCTGGTGGGGGACGCTGTACTGGCTCGGCAACATCAACACGCCTGAAAATCCCTCGCCCACGGTGGTGTCGCCCACGCCGACTCCGGACGAAGAGCCCGATCCCGCCAGCCAATACTCACCGGAGGAGCAGGCCCGCAAGGAGGCGCTGCGGGAGCGTCGCCAAGCTTTGGGGGTGGACTTCAACTGGTATGTGCGGCTGGTCAATCAGACCTTTTATGAGCGCTATCCCGATCGGCGCGATCGCCCCCTGACGGCGAAGCCCGAGGACGAAGGGCTGCGGGAGGAGTGGGACGCGATCGCCACAGAGTGGCTGGACTGGCTAGCCAACAATCTAGACGCCCAAACCCGCCGCAATCTCGGACGCTATACCGATGCCGACCTCCAGCGCTGGAAGGCGGCGGTGAATGCTCGCTATCTCAGTAGCCGGGCTCTGTACGACCTTACCGACGCTGCTTTTTTCCGTCTCTTGCCGGATCAGGAAGGAGAGCCGTTTTTGCAGCAGCCGGTGGGGCAGATCTGGCGGGCGATCGCCGAGGAGCAGGTGGCCGCCATCGAAAGCGGGCAGGCCCTCGAAAAGATCCAGTTTGACGCTGGCGCCGTCAACGGCTACGCCCGCGATACCCTACAGCCCGGCGAAGGCAAGGCCTACATCGCCAATTTAAGCAAAGGCCAGCTCATGCGCGTCACTCTAGAGGCGCCGGAGTCGGGCCTGCTGTTCTCGATCTACACGCCCACCGGCACGGCTACTCCCCTGCTGGCAGACAGCCGCGATCGCACTTGGTCCGGGAGCTTGCCTGAGTCAGGCTATTACGAATTTGTGGTGGTGGGCACCGGCCCAGATCCGGTGGACTACCAGCTCAACTTGATCGTGGAGGACGCTGTCCCGACGCTGGAGCCCACGCCGCCCCCCGCGCCGCGCGAGAAAACTTCCTAGCTTCCCCCAAAATCTGTCTGTTGAGGGAAGCGCTCTGGTGGGCACTCTAGAAAAGTACACCGCCAATCTGGTTTGTCCGCTGGCCGGTGTCTCATGAACTGTCAGTGCCTCCCTCGACCAAAGGCTCATCATGGGTGATGTCGATTTGCGATCGGCGATCGGGCGCGATCTAGAAGCCCTCGAGTATGCTCTCCGAATCAAGAAGCTGCTGTTTTGTACAGTGCGACAGGTGTGGCCGGCCGATGGACGAGTACTAGAGTCTCTGAGCCTAGAGACCTTGCTTGGCGAGCTCTTGGAGCGCTATTCCACCCTAGATCAGGTCGAGACGGAGCTGACCGCCGTCGTCAGCACCCTCAACAAACCCGCGGAATACACGCTGATCGCCAATCTGGTCCTGAGCCAGATTCACCCGCTCTATCAGAGATCTGAGACGGCCTTTTGGGAAACGCGGCCCCTGCCTCCCGACGCGCTATATGGGGCGATCGCCCAGCAGCTCGACCAAAGCACCTACCGCGATCGCTTCAAAAAATTGCTGCTGTGTGCCACCACCAACCGCTGGGAAAGTGACTCAACCCTGCTCGCAGCGCTGCATCTACCCACGCTGCTGCGCACGCTGCGCCGTCTGGCCACTCGCCTCAGCGACCTGAACGCGATCTTGACCAGCATCGTCGCCACCCTCAACAAGCCTGAGGAGTACGCCATCATTGCCACCGTCTTGGTGGACTATCTCAAGCCGCTGTACCCCGAGCCAGCAACCGTCGCGGCCAGCCCCATTCTGGAGACCCCAGAAGCAGAGCACACGCTGGATTTGACCGCTGATTGCCCAGCCCCCGGTCCGCCGGCCCAGTCTGCCGCCGAGGCAGAGTACACGATGGACTTGACGGCTGATTGCCCGGCACCTGCTCCAGCAGCCCAATTTGCTTCAGAAACCACGGGAGAATTGGCGATCGACGGTCCCAGTCTTCCCGGCGTTGCTCTCTCAGCGATCGCCCCGTCAGCGATCACACCCACCCCGCCCAAGGCCCCCAAAGCGCCGCCGCTGGAGTACAACTTATTTGATGTCAAGCAAGATGTCATGCAGTATACAAATGCGCTGCAAGCCAAGCTGCTCCTGACAGCGCTCCTCCAGGGACGCGCGATCGCCGCTGATGCCGAAAACTTCCATACCCTGCGGCAAATGCTCTTGGACCAGCTCCTAGAGCAGATGCTGACGCGGTTTTCGACCTTTAGCGCCCTAGAAGAGAGGCTGCGAGCGATCGCCCCCACCCTGCCCCCCGCCCTCGAGGGACCGCAAACCGCCAACGCCCTGCTCCAAGCCGTGCGTAGAATCTATTCCAGCGGCGATCGCCCCTCGATTCAGCTTGATCCCGAGCAGCTCAGCGCCCTGGCAGCGCAGCCAGCTCCCGCTGATGACATCACCCACCTGCGCTCAGGAGCGATCGCCGCCAGCGACGACAACGAAGCCACCTGCCAGTTTTTTCCCCACACCTGACCCTTTATTCACTCTGTCCCTCACTGATACCTAGATGAAAGTCGAGGAGCTTCTTCAGCAATATCGAGCCGGTCAAATCAACTTCAGCGGCCGCAACCTCAGCAACGCGGACCTGACCAACGTCGACCTGATCGGCATCAACCTCTCCCAGGCTGATTTGCGCAGCAGCGATCTCTTCTTCGCCTACCTCAACCGCGCCAATCTCCGCCAGGCCAACCTCCTGGGCGCTCGTCTCAGCGGCGCCAACCTCTCCCAAGCAACCCTGGTCGACGCCAACCTCCATGACGCCGACCTCCACGGCGCCAGCCTGCGCGGTGCGGATCTGCGAGGCGCGGACCTGTCCCTGGCGGTCCTCCTCGACGCTAACCTGATGGACGCTGACCTCCGCAACGCCAACCTCAGCGGCGCCGACCTCACTGGCGCCTGTCTGCGGGGCGCAAACCTGCGGCAAGAAATGCGCAGCCAGCACACCAATTTACGCGGCAGCATCCTCTACAAAGCAGACCTGCGAGGCGTCAACCTCAGCGGCGCCGACCTCACCCGCGTGGACCTGCGCGAAGCCAACCTGACCGAAGCCAGCCTCCGAGAAACGGACCTCAGCGGCGCCGACCTTAGCGGCGCCAACCTCACCGGCGCGCTTCTCAGCGATGCCTGCCTAGAGGGAGCAATTTTGGAAGGCGCGTGTTTGCGCAATGCCAAGCTAGAGCGGGCCAACCTTTCCCAGGCCAATCTGTTTCGCGCGAACCTCCAGAACGCTCTGCTGCCCCAGGCTCGGCTCACCGGTGCCGGCCTTCAGCAAACCATTTTTGCCCAGGCCAAGCTCACGGATGTAGACCTGAGCCGCGCCGACCTCTTCGAGGCCGATCTACGAGAGGCCAATCTCACCGGCGCCTATTTGGCCCGCACGAACTTGACCCGCGCCAATCTCTCAGATGCCCTCTTGGTCCGGGCAGAACTGAGCAGCGCCAACCTGATGGACGCCAATCTTCAGCGGGCAGTCCTACCCGACGGCAAGGTCCACGCCTAGACTGCAAAACCAACCCAACTGAGCGATCGCGGCTCTCCGCAGTGACCGCCCTACCGCAAAGCGTGGGGGGCGACAAAACTTGTGCTGCTCCTCTATAAGGGGAATGTAAGCAGCACACAGTTTTTTTGAACCAAACATCAACCATTTGTGCAGTTCAAATCATACAACTGGGTGATGTTTTTAGATGTTTCTGTTTTCTCTTGAAAATAACCCAAAAAGGTGATGGTTGATGCTTTTCAAAGGCAATAGATTGGGTACATCAATCACTCATTCACTCACCGAGTTAGACCCATGACCAACACTTCTAACCGCCAATCTTCCGCTACTTCTGCTATCAACAAACCCATTCTAAAGCGTGGCTCCCGTGGCGAGCTCGTGACCGAGCTTCAGCGTCTCCTCAGCCACTGGAACCTGTACCCTCAAAACAATCAAGACGGCATCTTTGATGCAGATGTCGAGGTTGCGGTCAAAGCTTTCCAGCATCGCGTATTCCTGATTGAAGACGGCGTCGTTGGCAGCAAAACCTGGCAAGCGCTGTTCTCGGGTGCTCCTGTCGGGATGCCCGTCCTGCGCAACGGCAGCCAAGGCCAGTCCGTCTTGATGGTGCAGCGGATCTTGAGCACCACTGGCGACTATCGCAGCGCTCTGGACGGTGACTTTGGCCCCCGCACCGAAGCGGCGGTCAAGGCTTTCCAAAAGCGCTCCAAGCTGACGGCTGATGGCGTGGTGGGCGATCGCACCTGGCACGCTCTGAGCAAAATCCCCCACTAATCCCTGACACACGGCGTACCCATTGTCCTGACTTCAAGGCCCCTTCTCCTCCACAGGAAGGGGCCTTTTTCATAGGAAATTCTTCAGAAAAAAACAGCCTCTAGGGCTGTTCTATGGAGAAGTGTGTTCTAATCAACAATTAGACTTAAGCCTGAATTTTGCTTGTGTAAAAATTCAGGTCTCGAATTTATTCAAATCGGATAAATTTCGTTGATAATTCTTGTGGATTGAATTTCAATTCAACGCTCAATCAATTACTTAGAGATTCTTTAGAATTTCAAATTTAATTTAGAGCCTTCAAGCACTCGAATTATTTAACTTCTTAGGTTTAATTTTTAGGATATTTTTTCGGGAAAATCGATTTTTCTAAAGTGCCTGCTGTTAATTTTCTGCTTTCGGGCGATCGCCTCTTGCGGGCATCGCTTCTCATGAGGTTTTTGGACAGCGCTCTATACTGCTTCACAGGGGAATTGGGCGATTCCTGACTCCGTCCCCTTCGGTGCGCCCCTTCGAGATCTTCCATGCTGACAGAGCCGCAACAAAAACCTGAACCCCTTTGGCTGACTGTGTTTCGCCTGCTGCGGTGGGACAAGCCTGCTGGCCGCTTGATTTTGATGATCCCGGCCCTGTGGGCCGTGGTGCTGGCCACGCGAAACAATCCACCGGCGATTTTGATTGGCGTGATTGTGCTGGGGACCCTCGCCACCAGCGGCGCGGGCTGCGTGATCAACGACCTGTGGGATCGCGACATTGACCCGCGGGTCCAGCGCACTCGCAATCGTCCTTTGGCTTCGCGAGCGCTGTCGATTCGCACGGGCATCGTCATTGCCTTCGTTTCGATGCTGTGCGCCTGGGGCCTAGCGCAGTACCTCAATCCACTGAGTTTCTGGCTGTGCGTGGCCGCGGTGCCGGTGATCGTGCTTTATCCCCTGGCCAAGCGGGTGTTTCCGGTGCCCCAGCTGGTGCTGTCCATTGCCTGGGGCTTTGCAGTGCTGATCAGCTGGAGCGCGGCGATCGCCCGACTCGAGCCCGCTGCTTGGCTGCTCTGGGGTGCCACCATTCTTTGGACCCTGGGCTTTGACACCGTTTATGCCCTAGCCGATCGCGAAGACGACCTGCGCATTGGGGTTCGCTCCAGCGCCATCTTTTTTGGCGATCGCGCCCCAGACGCCATTGGCGCCTTCTACGCTGGCACGGTGGTTTGCTTGGCAGCCCTTGGCCTAGTCATGGATCTCAATCCTCTCTTTTGGCTCACCTTGGCCGCCGCTACCTACGGCTGGCTCAAGCACTTCTTTCAGCTGCGGCGACGCAATCTGCCGGCGATCGCCTACGGCAAGATGTTCCGCCAAAACGTTTGGATCGGATTTATCCTCCTGGGCGGCATGATCGGCGGCCTGATCCAA
This genomic stretch from Geitlerinema sp. PCC 7407 harbors:
- a CDS encoding 4-hydroxybenzoate solanesyltransferase, with the translated sequence MLTEPQQKPEPLWLTVFRLLRWDKPAGRLILMIPALWAVVLATRNNPPAILIGVIVLGTLATSGAGCVINDLWDRDIDPRVQRTRNRPLASRALSIRTGIVIAFVSMLCAWGLAQYLNPLSFWLCVAAVPVIVLYPLAKRVFPVPQLVLSIAWGFAVLISWSAAIARLEPAAWLLWGATILWTLGFDTVYALADREDDLRIGVRSSAIFFGDRAPDAIGAFYAGTVVCLAALGLVMDLNPLFWLTLAAATYGWLKHFFQLRRRNLPAIAYGKMFRQNVWIGFILLGGMIGGLIQL
- a CDS encoding peptidoglycan-binding protein, with protein sequence MTNTSNRQSSATSAINKPILKRGSRGELVTELQRLLSHWNLYPQNNQDGIFDADVEVAVKAFQHRVFLIEDGVVGSKTWQALFSGAPVGMPVLRNGSQGQSVLMVQRILSTTGDYRSALDGDFGPRTEAAVKAFQKRSKLTADGVVGDRTWHALSKIPH
- a CDS encoding pentapeptide repeat-containing protein, producing the protein MKVEELLQQYRAGQINFSGRNLSNADLTNVDLIGINLSQADLRSSDLFFAYLNRANLRQANLLGARLSGANLSQATLVDANLHDADLHGASLRGADLRGADLSLAVLLDANLMDADLRNANLSGADLTGACLRGANLRQEMRSQHTNLRGSILYKADLRGVNLSGADLTRVDLREANLTEASLRETDLSGADLSGANLTGALLSDACLEGAILEGACLRNAKLERANLSQANLFRANLQNALLPQARLTGAGLQQTIFAQAKLTDVDLSRADLFEADLREANLTGAYLARTNLTRANLSDALLVRAELSSANLMDANLQRAVLPDGKVHA
- a CDS encoding serine/threonine-protein kinase, with protein sequence MSVYCSQNHDNPPGSRFCRLCGEVLTPNNGSGGEVLGDRYQILREIGHGGFGRTYLSEDIHRFRELCVLKEFAPQVQGSQALQKAESLFEREAGVLYQLQHPQIPRFRESFRAELHGQKRLFLVQDYIEGLTYQALLSDRRLQGRSFSEAEITQLLIQVLPVLDYIHQRGVIHRDIAPDNLIQRASDGLPVLIDFGGVKQIAATVASEFAPGPAYTATRLGKVGYAPPEQMQQGIVSPSSDLYALAVTVLVLLTGKEPQMLVDLRTLEWTWRREVQLSYSLGAILDRMLAARPGDRFPSAMAVLQGLKGTDPDAVPPLSLAAPPPTVTPTSATLPLTPVPPQPASTEVLVTAPPPERPRPWWGCLPWLGLMVVAGLLGWWGTLYWLGNINTPENPSPTVVSPTPTPDEEPDPASQYSPEEQARKEALRERRQALGVDFNWYVRLVNQTFYERYPDRRDRPLTAKPEDEGLREEWDAIATEWLDWLANNLDAQTRRNLGRYTDADLQRWKAAVNARYLSSRALYDLTDAAFFRLLPDQEGEPFLQQPVGQIWRAIAEEQVAAIESGQALEKIQFDAGAVNGYARDTLQPGEGKAYIANLSKGQLMRVTLEAPESGLLFSIYTPTGTATPLLADSRDRTWSGSLPESGYYEFVVVGTGPDPVDYQLNLIVEDAVPTLEPTPPPAPREKTS
- a CDS encoding RNA-binding S4 domain-containing protein: MTTEPQTIKLDQFLKCMGVETGGQAKLLIQSGDVKVNGQLETRRGRKLAAGDRVTVMGETFVVDFDVLNP
- a CDS encoding universal stress protein, translated to MFKTSLICTDFSDGLHRLVEFVPDLVHSGLQRIVFLHCVPLRTEGEIPRVDTSRIEKARDRLSRALQNVPDGVEVHIEVESGSAPETILRMVEAYKPDVLILGTPTRTLLNERLFGSTTIELSQRTEVPILSLRPQLISTYTCEELALRCRHLFRYLLLPYNGTKTADYLIDRFKHYLQQRPAGSIERCRLLWIVETGRRTDFALDSQLKAAQDKLNQVKADLEGLDVIVETEVRQGEPILAIMETAQVQDISAIAVSSRRSNWLVDLSGPSLGCEVLRRCWHPVLIFSPAR
- a CDS encoding class I SAM-dependent methyltransferase, with the translated sequence MSQRRLNLRAIALGLLLIGSVVLGAATGALADAASPYQQRSPSPDGIGKVYLGREIAQVMGHPGAYWLERPSRSLEERPALAIQSLNLRPSDVVADIGAGTGYFSLRIAPQVPQGKVWAVDIQPEMLDLLEAGKQAQGVTNVETVLGTETNPNLPPESVDLALMVDAYHEFEYPREMMTAIAAALKPGGRVALIEYRGENPLISIKRLHKMTQRQAKKELAAVGLTWLETQDALPQQHLMIFQKQAAAP